The proteins below come from a single Cervus elaphus chromosome 4, mCerEla1.1, whole genome shotgun sequence genomic window:
- the SF3B3 gene encoding splicing factor 3B subunit 3, translating into MFLYNLTLQRATGISFAIHGNFSGTKQQEIVVSRGKILELLRPDPNTGKVHTLLTVEVFGVIRSLMAFRLTGGTKDYIVVGSDSGRIVILEYQPSKNMFEKIHQETFGKSGCRRIVPGQFLAVDPKGRAVMISAIEKQKLVYILNRDAAARLTISSPLEAHKANTLVYHVVGVDVGFENPMFACLEMDYEEADNDPTGEAAANTQQTLTFYELDLGLNHVVRKYSEPLEEHGNFLITVPGGSDGPSGVLICSENYITYKNFGDQPDIRCPIPRRRNDLDDPERGMIFVCSATHKTKSMFFFLAQTEQGDIFKITLETDEDMVTEIRLKYFDTVPVAAAMCVLKTGFLFVASEFGNHYLYQIAHLGDDDEEPEFSSAMPLEEGDTFFFQPRPLKNLVLVDELDSLSPILFCQIADLANEDTPQLYVACGRGPRSSLRVLRHGLEVSEMAVSELPGNPNAVWTVRRHIEDEFDAYIIVSFVNATLVLSIGETVEEVTDSGFLGTTPTLSCSLLGDDALVQVYPDGIRHIRADKRVNEWKTPGKKTIVKCAVNQRQVVIALTGGELVYFEMDPSGQLNEYTERKEMSADVVCMSLANVPPGEQRSRFLAVGLVDNTVRIISLDPSDCLQPLSMQALPAQPESLCIVEMGGTEKQDELGERGSIGFLYLNIGLQNGVLLRTVLDPVTGDLSDTRTRYLGSRPVKLFRVRMQGQEAVLAMSSRSWLSYSYQSRFHLTPLSYETLEFASGFASEQCPEGIVAISTNTLRILALEKLGAVFNQVAFPLQYTPRKFVIHPESNNLIIIETDHNAYTEATKAQRKQQMAEEMVEAAGEDERELAAEMAAAFLNENLPESIFGAPKAGNGQWASVIRVMNPIQGNTLDLVQLEQNEAAFSVAVCRFSNTGDDWYVLVGVAKDLILNPRSVAGGFVYTYKLVNNGEKLEFLHKTPVEEVPAAIAPFQGRVLIGVGKLLRVYDLGKKKLLRKCENKHIANYISGIQTIGHRVIVSDVQESFIWVRYKRNENQLIIFADDTYPRWVTTASLLDYDTVAGADKFGNICVVRLPPNTNDEVDEDPTGNKALWDRGLLNGASQKAEVIMNYHVGETVLSLQKTTLIPGGSESLVYTTLSGGIGILVPFTSHEDHDFFQHVEMHLRSEHPPLCGRDHLSFRSYYFPVKNVIDGDLCEQFNSMEPNKQKNVSEELDRTPPEVSKKLEDIRTRYAF; encoded by the exons ATGTTCCTGTACAACTTGACCTTGCAGCGAGCCACTGGCATCAGCTTTGCCATTCATGGCAACTTCTCTG GAACAAAACAACAGGAAATCGTTGTTTCCCGAGGAAAGATCTTGGAACTTCTTCGCCCTGACCCCAACACTGGCAAAGTGCACACTCTCCTAACTGTGGAAGTGTTTGGTGTCATCCGGTCGCTCATGGCTTTCAGGTTGACGGGTGGCACGAAGGACTACATCGTGGTTGGCAGTGACTCAGGTCGGATTGTCATCCTGGAGTACCAGCCGTCTAAGAACATGTTTGAGAAGATTCACCAGGAGACCTTCGGCAAGAGCGGGTGCCGCCGCATTGTTCCCGGCCAGTTCCTAGCTGTGGATCCCAAAGGGCGAGCTGTTATGATCA GTGCCATTGAGAAACAGAAATTGGTGTACATCTTGAACAGAGACGCTGCAGCTCGACTTACCATTTCATCTCCACTGGAGGCTCACAAAGCAAACACTTTAGTGTATCACGTAGTTGGAGTAGATGTGGGATTTGAAAATCCAATGTTTGCTTGTCTGGAAATGGATTATGAG GAAGCAGACAATGATCCAACTGGGGAAGCAGCAGCTAATACCCAGCAGACGCTTACTTTCTATGAATTAGACCTTGGTTTAAATCACGTAGTCCGAAAATACAGTGAGCCGTTGGAGGAACATGGAAACTTCCTAATTACAG TTCCAGGGGGATCAGATGGTCCAAGTGGAGTGCTTATCTGCTCTGAAAACTACATTACCTATAAGAACTTTGGTGACCAACCGGATATCCGCTGTCCAATCCCCAGGAGACGG AATGACCTGGATGACCCTGAAAGAGGAATGATTTTTGTCTGCTCTGCCACCCATAAGACCAAATCGATGTTCTTCTTTTTGGCTCAAACTGAACAGGGAGATATCTTTAAGATCACTTTGGAGACAGATGAAGATATG GTTACTGAGATCCGACTCAAATATTTTGATACTGTGCCTGTTGCTGCTGCCATGTGTGTGCTTAAAACAGGCTTCCTTTTCGTAGCATCAGAATTTGGAAACCA TTACTTATATCAAATTGCACATCTTGGAGATGATGATGAAGAACCTGAGTTTTCATCTGCCATGCCTCTGGAAGAAGGAGACACATTCTTCTTTCAGCCAAGACCACTGAAAAACCTTGTGTTGGTTGATGAATTGGACAGCCTCTCTCCCATTTTGTTTTGCCAG ATAGCTGATCTGGCCAATGAAGACACTCCCCAGCTATATGTGGCCTGTGGTAGGGGACCGCGGTCATCTCTGAGAGTGTTAAGGCATGGACTTGAG GTATCAGAAATGGCTGTCTCAGAGCTACCCGGTAACCCCAATGCTGTCTGGACAGTGCGTCGGCACATTGAAG atGAGTTTGATGCCTACATCATTGTGTCTTTCGTGAATGCCACACTGGTGTTGTCCATCGGAGAGACTGTAGAAGAAGTGACTGACTCTGGGTTTCTGGGCACTACCCCTACCTTGTCCTGCTCCTTGTTAGGAGACGATGCCTTGGTGCAG GTGTATCCTGATGGGATTCGGCACATCCGAGCAGACAAGCGAGTCAATGAGTGGAAGACTCCTGGGAAGAAAACAATTGTGAAATGTGCGGTGAACCAGCGACAAGTGGTGATCGCCCTAACAGGAGGAGAACTGGTCTATTTTGAAATGGATCCC TCAGGACAGCTGAACGAGTACACGGAGCGGAAGGAGATGTCAGCAGACGTGGTGTGCATGAGTCTGGCCAATGTGCCCCCTGGAGAGCAGCGGTCTCGCTTCCTGGCTGTGGGGCTGGTGGACAACACTGTCAGGATCATCTCCTTGGACCCCTCA gACTGTTTGCAGCCTTTGAGCATGCAGGCTCTCCCGGCCCAGCCTGAGTCCTTATGTATCGTGGAAATGGGTGGGACTGAGAAGCAGGATGAACTGGGGGAGAGAGGTTCTATTGGCTTCTTGTACCTGAATATTGGACTCCAG AACGGTGTGTTGCTGAGAACTGTCCTGGACCCTGTCACTGGGGACCTGTCTGACACCCGCACTAGGTACCTGGGGTCCCGTCCTGTGAAACTCTTTCGTGTCCGGATGCAAGGCCAGGAGGCA gTGCTGGCCATGTCAAGCCGCTCATGGTTGAGCTATTCTTACCAGTCTCGTTTCCATCTCACTCCCCTGTCTTATGAGACCCTGGAATTTGCCTCTGGCTTCGCCTCTGAACAGTGCCCTGAGGGCATTGTGGCCATCTCCACCAATACCCTGAG GATTTTGGCGTTGGAGAAGCTGGGTGCTGTCTTCAATCAAGTAGCCTTTCCACTGCAGTACACACCCAGGAAATTTGTTATCCACCCTGAAAGTAACAACCTTATCATCATTGAGACTGACCACAATGCCTACACTGAGGCCACTAAAGCTCAGAGGAAGCAGCAGATGGCAGAG GAAATGGTAGAAGCAGCAGGGGAGGATGAGCGAGAGCTGGCCGCAGAGATGGCAGCAGCGTTCCTCAATGAAAACCTCCCCGAGTCCATTTTTGGGGCTCCTAAGGCTGGCAATGGGCAGTGGGCCTCTGTGATCCGAGTGATGAATCCTATCCAGGGGAACACATTGGACCTTGTCCAGCTGGAACAGAATGAAGCCGCTTTTAG CGTGGCTGTGTGCAGGTTCTCCAACACTGGTGATGACTGGTATGTGCTGGTGGGCGTGGCCAAAGACCTGATACTGAACCCCCGATCTGTCGCTGGGGGCTTTGTCTATACCTACAAGCTCGTGAACAATGGGGAAAAGCTGGAGTTTTTGCACAAG ACTCCAGTGGAAGAGGTCCCTGCTGCTATTGCCCCATTCCAAGGGAGAGTGTTGATTGGTGTGGGAAAACTTCTGCGAGTCTATGACCTCGGAAAGAAGAAGTTACTCCGCAAGTGTGAGAACAAG CATATCGCCAACTACATCTCTGGGATCCAGACAATTGGACACAGGGTAATTGTATCTGATGTCCAAGAAAGTTTCATCTGGGTTCGCTACAAGCGTAATGAGAACCAGCTCATCATCTTTGCTGATGATACCTACCCCCGATGGGTGACCACAGCTAGTCTCCTTGACTATGATACTGTGGCTGGGGCAGACAAGTTTGGCAACATTTGTGTG GTGCGGCTCCCACCCAACACCAATGATGAAGTGGACGAGGATCCCACTGGAAACAAAGCCCTGTGGGACCGGGGCTTGCTCAACGGGGCCTCTCAGAAG GCAGAAGTGATAATGAACTATCATGTGGGCGAAACAGTACTTTCCTTACAGAAGACCACGCTgatccctggaggctcagaatCACTTGTCTACACCACTTTGTCAGGAGGCATTGGCATCCTTGTCCCATTCACATCCCATGAG gaCCATGACTTCTTCCAGCATGTGGAAATGCACCTCCGGTCCGAGCACCCCCCTCTCTGTGGGCGAGACCACCTCAGCTTTCGTTCCTACTATTTCCCTGTTAAG AATGTGATTGATGGAGATCTCTGTGAACAGTTCAACTCCATGGAgcccaacaaacaaaagaatgTCTCTGAAGAACTGGACCGAACCCCACCTGAGGTGTCCAAGAAGCTTGAGGACATCCGGACTCGCTATGCCTTCTGA